CCAAAACGAACGACGGCGGCCTGCGCCTGGAAACTACAGATGTGGACCTCGACGATGTCCTGAACGAAGAAGTCCGCCGGTTGCGCTCCACCAGCACCCGCCGGATCGAAGCCAGCCTCGAACCCTCCCGGATCACCGGGGACCCGCGGCGCCTGGCCCAGGTCATACGCAACGTCCTGGACAACGCCGACCGGCACGCCGCGTCCCGGATCAGCATCACGTTGCGCAACACCGGCAGCGGGGCACAGATCACGATCGATAACGACGGCCCGCCGGTGCCGGCGGCCGACCGGGAACGGATCTTTGAACGGTTCGTCCGGCTGGATCAAAGCCGGTCCCGCGAAAGCGGCGGCAGCGGCCTTGGCCTGGCCATCGCCGCCGGCATCATGACAGCCCACCACGGCTGGATCCGCACCGGCGAAACCCTCGGCGGCGGATGCCGCTTCGAACTGGGCTTCGCCCCGGCACCGGAACCCCGCCAACCAAAGGACCCGGTCACGGCGGGAGACCCGCGGGCGCCGGATACCCCGTAAGAGTCCGGCCGGCTTCGCAGCCATCCGGGAGCCCCGGCCCGGCGCCGGCGGTATCCGGACCGCGGAAGCCGGGGTTGCGGGACGGATCGTCACAGCGGTTCCTCAGCAGCGGTGAGGAAGTGTGGTCCCCATGAACCTTCGCAGCATACCCGGCACCGCTTTGGCGGTCGTCGTCGCTCTGAGCCTCGGCATGGGCTCGGCGTCCGCGGCGGAGCACGGAAAAACCCCGCCGCCGGCGACACCCGCCCACACTGCCGCCCCGGCAGTACACAGCCCCGGCGGCTCTGACCTGGACGTCCTCACCGGCTACCCCAAGGAAGTCCACACCGATGAGCGGCTGATCGAGGAGGAACTCGAATTCGGCGAAGCCGCCCCGCACACACACCGGCGGTTCCACGCCGGCACCGCCTAAGCCAGCCCCGGCCCGACCGGCGCCGGAACCTCCGCAGGCGGCCTCAGGCACCGCGCCGGACCAGGACAATCAGGGCAAGGGCGGAGGTTTTTCACCCGGCCGGCCGGTCGGCGCCCAGCATGTACCCCATGCCCCGGACCGTGGCCAAGGTCTGCAGCCCGAACGGGACATCGATCTTGCGCCGCAGGTAGCCGATATAGACCTCCACCACGTTGTCGCCGCCTTCAAACGCCGGATCCCAGACGTTGTCGAGGATCTGGGCTTTGGACACGACCTGGCCATGGCTGCGCATCAGGTAATGCAGCAGACCGTACTCCCGGGCCGTCAGTTCGATGACGGTATCGCCCCGGCGCACGCTGCGGCTGCCCGGGTCCAACGTCAGCGAACCCACCGTGAGGGTGACAGGCCGCTCCGGCGCGCCCCGCCGGATCAGGGCACGGATCCGGGCAACGAG
The window above is part of the Arthrobacter sp. FB24 genome. Proteins encoded here:
- a CDS encoding response regulator transcription factor, with the translated sequence MRVLLVEDEKMLAETVRRGLVNEGFVVDVTHDGVSGLWAATENPYDVILLDLMLPLKNGYDVLKELRERLVWTPVLMLTAKDGEYDQTDAFDLGADDYLTKPFSFIVLVARIRALIRRGAPERPVTLTVGSLTLDPGSRSVRRGDTVIELTAREYGLLHYLMRSHGQVVSKAQILDNVWDPAFEGGDNVVEVYIGYLRRKIDVPFGLQTLATVRGMGYMLGADRPAG